A genomic segment from Propionibacteriaceae bacterium ZF39 encodes:
- a CDS encoding CPBP family intramembrane glutamic endopeptidase, with amino-acid sequence MTNTPLTDRTITATAPAATVSPRTRYGRSRRLVLATLGRVLLTMVAMLVVVLSGSLLGSTALQALGAPELVAAAGAHLLVFLLSIPVAWLLLRRLLEGDRSGYLAMGWNDGRALAAAGIGVGAAVAAIAVGVLVLVLRGDARFELLDTSGIPDLALTIVVLFTVSILLQGFPEELLWRGYLQTTLMERLGPWVAVMIGAVGFGVMHVVSMGSGATVADKVLYIVMAIGLGAASGALRLVTGSTWAAIGFHAGFHLAIRGSEFVVGGGYAGVPVAWLAVLLAIVTGVCFGVWQMRGRMVSS; translated from the coding sequence ATGACGAACACACCCCTCACAGACCGGACCATCACCGCAACCGCTCCCGCGGCGACTGTGTCGCCCCGGACCCGATACGGCCGCAGTCGTCGGTTGGTGCTCGCGACGCTCGGTCGGGTGCTGCTCACGATGGTCGCCATGCTCGTCGTCGTGCTCAGCGGCTCCCTGCTGGGCTCGACCGCGCTGCAGGCGCTGGGCGCTCCCGAACTGGTGGCGGCCGCCGGAGCCCACCTCCTGGTGTTCCTGCTGTCCATCCCGGTGGCCTGGCTGCTGCTTCGCCGCCTGTTGGAGGGCGACCGGAGTGGCTACTTGGCCATGGGGTGGAATGACGGCCGGGCCCTGGCGGCGGCCGGCATCGGTGTGGGCGCGGCGGTGGCGGCGATCGCGGTCGGCGTACTCGTTCTGGTCCTTCGCGGCGACGCCCGGTTCGAGCTGCTCGACACGTCCGGGATTCCTGATCTGGCGCTGACGATCGTCGTTCTGTTCACCGTGTCGATCCTGCTCCAGGGCTTCCCCGAGGAGCTGTTGTGGCGGGGCTATCTGCAGACCACCCTCATGGAACGGCTCGGACCGTGGGTGGCCGTCATGATCGGCGCGGTCGGCTTCGGTGTGATGCACGTCGTGTCCATGGGCAGTGGTGCCACCGTGGCTGACAAGGTGCTCTACATCGTGATGGCCATCGGGCTGGGTGCGGCCTCCGGTGCCCTGCGCCTGGTCACGGGCTCGACGTGGGCGGCGATCGGCTTCCATGCGGGATTCCATCTCGCGATCCGCGGATCGGAGTTCGTCGTGGGCGGAGGGTACGCGGGAGTGCCCGTGGCGTGGTTGGCTGTTCTCCTCGCCATTGTGACCGGGGTCTGCTTCGGAGTCTGGCAGATGCGCGGGCGTATGGTCAGCTCATGA